In the genome of Campylobacter helveticus, the window GAAAAATCAAAACTATCCCAGTCATCTTGCAAATCGCCACTTCCCCAAGTCGAAGTTCCACAGATAAGCTTATCGTAAGAATTTATCTTTGCCGCATCAACATCTGCTATGTTTAAAACATCGCTAATTCCAAGCTTAGATGCGATGGTATTTGCCGCACTTTCAGTATTTCCCATAGCACTTCCGTAAATTACTGCTACTGACATTTGTTCTCCTTAAAAATTTGTTTAACACGCGTTAATTTTAGCATAGTTTTTCTAAATCACACAAAAAAAGTTTTATTTCTAAATATTTGGGCAAGAAAATTTTTTATCTAATTTAAAAATTTTACAATATTCACAATACACACAACTCACGCTTCTTTTAGCACACACTAAAGGAATTTTGCGTTTTTTAACTTCTGTTTTAATTTTTTTCATTGTATTGTGGTTTAAAAAACTTGTTAGCATAACCACGCATTGCGTATCGCTTGGAATAGGTTTTTTATTAACCCTATTTTCATTTCTAGCATCCCAATGCACTATCTTTTTTGCACCTAAATCGTGTAAAACAGCCCGAATAGGCGTAATTTCATCTGCACCGATAACCAAAACTGACATTGTTCTTCCTTTCTTATTTTGATAATAATTATTATATTATAAAAAGCTAAATAAATTTTGAAATGTATTATCAAAACAGAAAAGAAATTTAAGTTAAAATTTCATAAAAACTTAAACTTGTCGCACCAAATTTTTTTAATTTTACTCTTGTGAAATTTGCGATATTTTCAGGCGTTTTAGCCTTGCTTTGGTGTTCAAAAATTATCCTTTCAACCAAACTTAAATCAAGTCTTGTTAAAAAATGAAAAATTTTATTATAAATCCCCTCAAAGCCCTGTCTCACATCAAAGGGGGGGTCAAAATATAAAATTGTAGGTTCATTAAGCCTTTTTAAAAGCTCGGGCAAAAGCAAAAAAGTATCTGCGTTTAAAATTTCAAGCTCAGCGTTGAGAGATTTAGCATTTTGCGAAGCGATTTTAAAAGCATTTCTATCAAGCTCAATCGCATAAGCCTTTAAAGCATAATTACTTAAAGCCTCAGCAGCCATCAAAGCACTACCCCCAAATGCCTCGATAAAAATTCTCCCTCTTAAATGCTCTCTTAAAACATTAAAAACACAAGCTCTCACTATGCTTTTTGTGCTTCTAGTTTTATCGAGGCTAGGCAAAAGAAATTTTTTGCCCTTAAATTTCCCACTTTCTATTGTCGTATAAAGTTTTAAAGATTTTTTAGGAGTAGAATTTTTGTAATTTTTCAAAAATTCTTTTACGCTAGGAAAGCTCTCATTCATTGACTAAAGCTTTGACAAGTTTATTTTTAAGCTCTAAAATCGCAGCATCAATCTTATTTTGATAGTCTTTTTTAAATTCATTAGCGATATTATCAATCTGTGCCTCAAGCTTTCTTTTTTCCTCTTCGACACGCTTTTGCGTGGCAAGTTGCAAAGCGCAATCAAATTCCTCCAAACTCGCAAGAAGCTTTTCTTTACTAAAAGGAATAGCCAAAAAAGGTGAATTTTTCGCTATGATAAAAAGTGGCTTAGAGCTTGGAATTTTCATATCACTAATGATAAAATCGCAATCTTTTTTCATCACCAAATGTTCTTTTAAAAACAGCTCCAAAGCCCTTTCTAAAAGCAAATCCTTAAATTCTAAAGAAATTTTCATACCAAACTTACCTTTAACGCGTGATTTTTAAGGCTATCGGGCTTAATGTTTTGAGTTAAAAGCTCAAATTCCTTAAAATTTAAAACATAAAAGTCGTTAAAATCCCTCCCACAACTTTGCATTAATTTCTTCGCACAGGTGTCAAAAAGATAAAAATCTTCCTCATTTTCTAGCAATAAAAAATCACACCCACTATCATAAGCGTCTAAAACAATATCCGCCGCCATTTTATAGCTTAATTCCTCGTTTAATTTTAAAAGCGAGTAGGCATTATTTTTATAAGCCTTGTCAAAATTAATAAACCGCGCTTTGAGTCTAGATTTAAGAGAATCTTCTAAGTCAAAATTGTAGCAACCTATATTAAAATTAGAAAAATCACATTTTAAATTCTCTCCAAGCTTCAATTTTTCCCCACCCTCTTTTCTCATAGAAAGTAAATTTTTATCAAACAAATTCAAGTTTAAAATTTCTTGTTGAAGCCAAGTTACAGCACTTTCAAGCTCATCAAAAGGGCTTTTAAGATGATAAAAAATCCCCTTTTTTCTATCGCACAAAATTTTTAAAATCGCCTCTTTTTTGCTAGGGTTTTTCTCTATCATCTTATACGCAAGGTAAAATAAAGCATCGCCCATAAACTCGCTATGAAATTCCAAAAGCTCACTTGCATAATAAAAATGCTCCAAGCCCCCATAAAGCTCTTTGTCTTCCTCATCCGCAAAAGGTGCGAGGAAGGTAAATTTTTCCCAAAAATCACCCTTATCAAAAAGCAAATCCTTATACGCCCTTTTTAAGCTTAAAGGCTCAATCACGAGCTCTAAGCCGTGTTGTTGCAAAAGCTCTTCTAAAGAAGTTGCAAGGGGGACAAAAGAGCCATTGATTTTTACAAAGGTGTTTTCATTTTTATCAAATTCAAAATAAATATCATCATCTTGCACCTGCAAAAGCAAGTCATAAAGGCTTAAAAAATTCTCATAATTATCATAAACATAAGGCTTATAATAACTCTCATAATCTAATTCTTTGTCGAAGCGAAAAATGCGTAATTCTAGGCTTTTCATTTTCTATCCTTTTTTGGAAATTATAATCAATTTTTGCAAAATTTCACTAGAAATTAAAGAAAATTCTATAAAATTTAGCTATGTGTAAGGAAGATTTTATCATCAAGGCTTTTTCAAATAAACTTAACGGAGACGATGGTGCCGTGCTTAAAAAATGGTGCTTGAGTAAGGATTTATTTTTTGAAGATGTGCATTTTAAGCGCTCTTGGCTAAATTTAGAACAAATCGCTACAAAAGCTATGCTTGTCAATATCTCAGACGCCATCGTAATGAATGCCGTGCCAAAATACGCTCTTTTAGGACTTAGCCTCCCAAATTTAAGCAAGAAAGAGATAAAAAAATTACAAAAAGGCTTTTTAAAAACAGCTAAACAATTTAACATCAAAATCATAGGCGGAGATACCATACAAAGCGATAAAATAGGCATTAGCATTACTTTGATTTCTAAGGTGAAAAAGCCCATTTTTCGCACAGGGCTTAAAAAAAATGATTTACTCGCCTTTACGGGAAAACTAGGACAAAGTCTCAAGGGGCTTAAAGCACTCCAAAAAGGCAAAAAGCTTAATAAAAATCATAAATTTATCAAGCCAAAACTTCACCCCAAATTTTTCTATGAAATCGCCCCTAAAA includes:
- a CDS encoding thiamine-phosphate kinase; translation: MCKEDFIIKAFSNKLNGDDGAVLKKWCLSKDLFFEDVHFKRSWLNLEQIATKAMLVNISDAIVMNAVPKYALLGLSLPNLSKKEIKKLQKGFLKTAKQFNIKIIGGDTIQSDKIGISITLISKVKKPIFRTGLKKNDLLAFTGKLGQSLKGLKALQKGKKLNKNHKFIKPKLHPKFFYEIAPKISCAMDISDGLSKDLSRLLKCNHLGVSLRKKLSKKELYSGEEYEILFGFPKKNKKAIKKIAKKYKIKLNIFGKAVKGKYEFSGREHHF
- a CDS encoding ornithine carbamoyltransferase → MKISLEFKDLLLERALELFLKEHLVMKKDCDFIISDMKIPSSKPLFIIAKNSPFLAIPFSKEKLLASLEEFDCALQLATQKRVEEEKRKLEAQIDNIANEFKKDYQNKIDAAILELKNKLVKALVNE
- the rsmD gene encoding 16S rRNA (guanine(966)-N(2))-methyltransferase RsmD, with protein sequence MNESFPSVKEFLKNYKNSTPKKSLKLYTTIESGKFKGKKFLLPSLDKTRSTKSIVRACVFNVLREHLRGRIFIEAFGGSALMAAEALSNYALKAYAIELDRNAFKIASQNAKSLNAELEILNADTFLLLPELLKRLNEPTILYFDPPFDVRQGFEGIYNKIFHFLTRLDLSLVERIIFEHQSKAKTPENIANFTRVKLKKFGATSLSFYEILT
- a CDS encoding DUF2325 domain-containing protein; the protein is MSVLVIGADEITPIRAVLHDLGAKKIVHWDARNENRVNKKPIPSDTQCVVMLTSFLNHNTMKKIKTEVKKRKIPLVCAKRSVSCVYCEYCKIFKLDKKFSCPNI